The stretch of DNA CAGGTAACCCAAGCCTACGGCAGCGATGAAGGCCGTGCCCCGGGCATTGGTCTGGATGGGGGCCTCCACCTGTTTGACGGTGCGGTCGAAAACGTCTGCATGGATCTGGCACCATATGTCCGACGAGGCCCCGCCGCCCACCAGGTGAATGGGGTCCATCTTGCGCCCAATGAATTTTTCCACGTAGGTCAGGGCCCAGCGCTGGTTGAATGCGACGCCCTCGAAAAAAGCCCGGATGACGTCTTCCCGGGTGTTTTCGAGCGACAGGTTGTACAGGCAGGCGCGTACGGCATTGTCCTCCACCGGCGTTTTTTCGCCGTTCAGCCACGGTGTGAAAATGACCTTGTTGCTCCCGGGGGGGACCTTGGCCGCGATCCCGTCGAACACCTTGTAGATGTCCGGAACGGAGGCTTCCTTCAAAAGCGCGTCCTTATGATAGAGGATGTTGTCCCGCAGGTAGTTCAAGGTCCCACCGGCGATTTCCTGCTCGTTGACCACGATGTACTTGTCCGGGATGGAAGATGGAATGGAGGCGATCCCGTGCAGGATATCCGTCTTCTTGAACGGCACGTGTGCCACTATCCAGGACGAGGTGCCGATATAGGCATGCCCCTCGTAGTCTCCCACGGCCCCCGACCCCACGGCGGCTGCCATAATATCCGGAGAGCCCATGACTACCTGAACATCCTCGCGGAGCCCCAGTTCCCCGGCCAGCTCCTTTTTTATGGGTCCCAGCACATCCACAGCGCGTTTCAGATCGGGCAGCTTGTCGCGTTCCAGGCCGGTCATTTCAATCAGTTTGTCATGGTAGGTTATCTTTTCCAGATTCCGGTTGTCGGTCACCCAGTGCAGGGTGATCGCATCGTACGACGATGCGAATTCACCGGTGAGGCAGAGGTTGATGTAATCCCTGGGCTCCAGGAATTTATAGGTCTTTTCATAAACGTCCGGGAACTCGTTCTTGATGAACAGGATATGCCCCACCGGCTCCTTGCCTGATTGTCCCGGAGCGCCGCCGGTCATCCTGACCCACCGCATCAGCTTGAGGAGTCCGTAGCCCTCGACCTTGAAGGGCCCGCCCGCCGTAATGTCCTGCACGTACTTTTCCCCGCGCATGTCCATCCAGATGACCGCGTTCATCAGGGGGCGCCCCGCTTCGTCCACGGCCACCGTCCCCGACCATTGGGTCGAGGCGCAAACAGCCACGATGTCCTCCGCAGGAACCGACCCACGCGACAGCAGCCGCTTCGCGGTGGCCATGATGGCACGCCACCACTCCCTGGGGTCCTGTTCGGCGCCGCCACCCGGCAGCAGATTCAGCTGAACGGCCTCGAAGTCGAAATCCACGACTTCGCCGAAGACCGAAACGACGGCCATTTTGCTGCCCGATGTCCCCAGATCGATGGACAGGACGTACTTTTCATCGTTTTTCGACATAATTCCTCCTGCTGCAATGCTGGCCTGGAGCGATTGTCGAGGTTTACCTGCCTATGGCGGTGTGGCTGCATCGACAGGAAAGATGCTTTTTCGCTGCAGTCTGCCATGCAGGATGACAGTTGACCCCACAGGTGCGGTGAGCCCGGAAATTCCGCAAAGTTTCAACTCCCTGATCTGACGTAGGAAATTGTAAGCATTCAGGTGGTATCGTGGCCGAGAGTGTAATTTATGAGAAAATTACGGCGTTCGTCAAGCTCCCATTTTTAATTAGTGGGTCTGTTTGGTTCTGAGAAGCGAAAAAAGACGGCTGAAATTTTTAGGCACCTGCGCCGCCCTTGACTTCCAGGCCCGACCCTCTGTATAGACCTGATGCATAACGTATATAGAGCATTGGCCATATATATGTTCCGTTTCACAACTGGAGTGGGCATACACAACCTTATTCTGACAAACACTATAATCCTGAATCTCGGCATGAGACTTGCTGTCACCTGAACGTAGATTTAAACGACCGGAGAATTGTACGATGAATCACGACGACATCACCTATGAGGGCATCGAAATCGGGGCGGTGTCTGTGAAATGGGCCCGTTTGTCTCATGGGCAGAAAGCGACCTTCGAAATCAAGCGCCACGAGGGCGATCCCATAAAAACGGTAGAGGAGATCCTGGCGGCCCATAGAACCGGCAAGGTAGCCGCGGTCATGGTGACCGGCCAGGCCACCAAATCATTCTTTGACCTGCCCTACCGTTCCGAAATCGAATGCCTTGAAAGGGCCCTGCAGTCATCCCGATCCAAGCCGGACTTGCTGCTGTCTCTCGGCGGGGAAACGTTCAGCGTCTACCCCATGAAAAATGGAAATATCCGCAACATCATCGCCTCTTCAAAATGCGCCGCAGGCACCGGCGAGTTCATGGTCCAGCAGTTTCAGCGCATGGGGTTGTCCCTCGAAGATGGACTGGCAGCCGGGAAGGATGGAGAAAAGGTCCAACTGGCCACCAGATGCTCCGTCCACTGCAAGTCGGACGCTACCCACAAGCTCAACAAAGGCGAATGCAAACCCGGGGACATTGCCGCATCCCTGATACACGACCTGGCTAAAAAGGTCGCCGAAATGGTCCGAACGGCCCAGTGGCCGGCCAAATCGATGGTTGTCGTCGGCGGCGTGTCCGCAAACGCCTTGTTTATCGATCATTTGCGAAGCCTCTTCCAAGATGCGGATATCCGGGTATTGCC from Deltaproteobacteria bacterium encodes:
- a CDS encoding FGGY-family carbohydrate kinase → MSKNDEKYVLSIDLGTSGSKMAVVSVFGEVVDFDFEAVQLNLLPGGGAEQDPREWWRAIMATAKRLLSRGSVPAEDIVAVCASTQWSGTVAVDEAGRPLMNAVIWMDMRGEKYVQDITAGGPFKVEGYGLLKLMRWVRMTGGAPGQSGKEPVGHILFIKNEFPDVYEKTYKFLEPRDYINLCLTGEFASSYDAITLHWVTDNRNLEKITYHDKLIEMTGLERDKLPDLKRAVDVLGPIKKELAGELGLREDVQVVMGSPDIMAAAVGSGAVGDYEGHAYIGTSSWIVAHVPFKKTDILHGIASIPSSIPDKYIVVNEQEIAGGTLNYLRDNILYHKDALLKEASVPDIYKVFDGIAAKVPPGSNKVIFTPWLNGEKTPVEDNAVRACLYNLSLENTREDVIRAFFEGVAFNQRWALTYVEKFIGRKMDPIHLVGGGASSDIWCQIHADVFDRTVKQVEAPIQTNARGTAFIAAVGLGYLAFDDIPKYVKIRNTYEPNPETRGIYDDLFGIFLDIYNKNKKIYKKLNAT